The following proteins are co-located in the Puniceicoccus vermicola genome:
- a CDS encoding ArsR/SmtB family transcription factor, which translates to MAEGWETLRLLSEPTRARILSLVRREELTVAELQEILGMGQSRISSHLGLLRQGNLVSDRREGKHSFYGLNPSLGGSVRNLVDSALAVAEEDDLFAEDARNLERILARRKQVAEKYFNLVAGRLGRSYCPGRSWQALGHFLLLLSPRIRVADLGAGEGMISQLLARNAEKVFCIDSSPRMVEVGKELAEKNGLKNLQYKLGDIEDVPMKDGSVDLAILSQALHHAEKPKQAISEAFRILKPGGRLAVLDLDEHNFEKARELYADKWLGFSENELYQFLRDAGFRSVEVTPVSREEQEPGFVTLLATGLKPSA; encoded by the coding sequence ATGGCGGAAGGTTGGGAAACTCTTCGCCTGCTTTCCGAGCCTACTCGGGCTCGTATTCTCTCTCTGGTTCGTCGGGAGGAACTCACTGTAGCGGAGCTGCAGGAGATCCTCGGGATGGGTCAGTCGAGAATTTCTTCTCACCTCGGTCTACTGCGCCAAGGCAACTTGGTTTCGGATCGTCGGGAGGGGAAGCATTCCTTCTACGGGCTGAACCCGTCTCTCGGCGGATCGGTGAGAAATCTCGTCGATTCCGCTTTGGCGGTGGCCGAAGAAGACGATCTTTTCGCGGAGGATGCCCGCAACCTCGAGCGGATTCTCGCACGGCGGAAACAGGTCGCGGAAAAGTACTTCAATCTCGTCGCTGGCCGACTGGGCCGAAGCTACTGCCCGGGGAGATCGTGGCAGGCGTTGGGGCACTTTCTCCTCCTGCTTTCGCCCCGGATTCGCGTCGCCGACCTTGGGGCCGGAGAGGGGATGATCTCGCAACTTCTGGCGCGTAACGCCGAGAAGGTCTTCTGCATCGACAGCTCTCCGCGGATGGTGGAGGTCGGTAAGGAATTGGCCGAGAAGAACGGACTGAAGAATCTCCAGTATAAACTCGGTGATATCGAGGACGTGCCGATGAAGGACGGCTCGGTCGATCTGGCTATTCTTAGCCAAGCCCTTCACCACGCCGAGAAGCCGAAACAAGCCATTTCGGAAGCATTCCGCATCCTCAAGCCGGGCGGGCGTCTGGCCGTTTTGGACCTTGACGAACACAATTTTGAAAAGGCCCGCGAGTTGTATGCTGACAAGTGGCTCGGTTTCTCTGAGAACGAACTGTATCAGTTCCTCCGGGACGCCGGATTTCGTTCGGTTGAAGTGACCCCCGTTTCACGCGAAGAGCAGGAGCCTGGCTTCGTTACTCTTCTGGCGACGGGTTTGAAGCCGTCTGCGTAA
- a CDS encoding GreA/GreB family elongation factor yields the protein MDSETIDQLIAADAKLEASREKLEAMQPGSYCIHRSWGFGKIQSYDSDANKLIIDFEEGKEGHAMDPAFCIDKLEILGHDDILVRMRTEPDVVKEMIDKDRVGIVTAILAAKADKQATAIEIERQLGFLIPQDRKRKKWWTDTKKDLVREPRVAVPSKKTDPFVLREEEITPEEEILEEFFATKKAKQKIILAEKLYALSKDKDELKEHLESVLETLTKAIESTKLLTQADRLHGVWVRNDLARDDSTDIDVETLEPTSFSIIEEAAENLEKLADELPAAYYHRFLDLLTRTYPDKWEDIIVRLLRHSEGKFTSECIAFLYEKKKEARVKECFERWLNEQTMRGPILQWIIKNRNSVKYADLIDSLLSPRLLNAVFYAIDLESLQNASTRRIPLADALSDDTELIPLLLDRGTAETARDLAQTLLLNQGFDDLTKKSLLVRFIRKYPSIQSLLEREAAADQEPAADSALTVSQKSFDLAKKEYEELVSKKIPENKQAIETAKEHGDLRENAEYKMARQDQDTLLARKGDLEKDLARARVTDFSDVSTDVVGIGSVVELHEGSSGEVRKYAILGAWDSDPDSDILSYLTPLGQRLLSRKVGDTVETEVDGAKEAWKVESISRWVDQPW from the coding sequence ATGGATTCAGAAACAATCGATCAGTTGATTGCCGCAGACGCGAAGCTGGAGGCGTCCCGCGAAAAGTTGGAGGCGATGCAGCCCGGCAGTTATTGCATTCACCGAAGCTGGGGTTTCGGAAAGATTCAGAGCTACGACTCCGACGCGAACAAGCTCATTATTGATTTCGAAGAAGGAAAAGAGGGCCATGCAATGGATCCCGCCTTCTGCATCGACAAATTGGAGATCCTCGGGCACGACGACATCCTCGTCCGCATGCGGACCGAGCCTGACGTCGTCAAAGAGATGATCGACAAGGATCGCGTGGGAATTGTCACCGCGATTTTGGCGGCCAAGGCTGATAAACAGGCCACCGCGATCGAGATTGAGCGCCAACTCGGCTTCCTCATCCCTCAGGACCGCAAACGCAAGAAATGGTGGACGGACACCAAGAAAGATCTCGTCCGCGAGCCGCGCGTCGCCGTTCCCTCCAAGAAGACCGATCCTTTTGTCCTGCGCGAAGAAGAAATTACCCCGGAAGAAGAAATTCTCGAGGAGTTCTTCGCGACCAAGAAGGCCAAACAAAAGATCATCCTCGCTGAAAAACTCTATGCCCTTTCGAAGGACAAGGACGAGTTGAAGGAGCACCTCGAGAGCGTTCTTGAGACCCTGACCAAGGCCATTGAAAGCACCAAGCTGTTGACACAGGCTGACCGTCTGCACGGCGTTTGGGTTCGCAATGACCTGGCCCGCGATGATTCGACTGATATCGACGTCGAGACTCTTGAGCCGACCTCTTTCTCAATTATCGAAGAGGCCGCTGAGAATCTGGAGAAGCTCGCCGACGAACTGCCAGCCGCTTACTATCACCGTTTCCTTGACCTCCTGACCCGGACCTATCCTGACAAGTGGGAAGACATCATCGTCCGCCTCCTGCGTCACAGTGAAGGGAAGTTCACCAGCGAGTGCATCGCCTTCCTCTATGAGAAGAAGAAGGAAGCCCGCGTGAAGGAGTGCTTCGAACGTTGGCTCAATGAGCAAACGATGCGCGGCCCGATCCTCCAGTGGATCATCAAGAACCGCAATTCGGTCAAATATGCGGACCTGATTGACAGCCTCCTCAGCCCGCGTCTTCTCAACGCCGTTTTCTACGCGATCGACCTCGAGTCTTTGCAAAACGCCTCCACCCGCCGGATTCCGCTCGCCGATGCGCTTAGCGATGACACCGAGCTCATCCCGCTCCTCCTCGATCGAGGAACTGCGGAAACCGCCCGCGACTTGGCGCAGACCCTTCTTCTCAATCAAGGTTTTGACGACCTGACGAAGAAGTCTCTGCTCGTTCGCTTCATCCGCAAGTATCCGAGCATTCAGAGCCTCCTCGAGCGCGAAGCAGCTGCAGATCAGGAACCGGCCGCCGATTCGGCCCTTACGGTTTCGCAGAAGAGCTTCGATCTGGCCAAGAAGGAATACGAAGAGCTCGTCAGCAAGAAGATCCCCGAAAACAAGCAGGCGATCGAAACGGCCAAGGAGCACGGCGACTTGCGCGAAAACGCCGAGTACAAGATGGCCCGTCAGGACCAAGACACCCTCTTGGCCCGCAAAGGCGATCTCGAGAAGGATCTGGCCCGTGCCCGCGTCACCGACTTCAGCGATGTCTCCACCGATGTGGTCGGGATTGGTTCAGTCGTCGAGCTGCATGAAGGTTCTTCGGGTGAAGTCCGCAAGTATGCCATCCTTGGCGCTTGGGACAGTGATCCGGACAGCGACATCCTTTCCTACCTCACTCCGCTCGGTCAGCGTCTCCTCTCCCGCAAGGTGGGCGATACGGTCGAAACCGAAGTGGACGGAGCCAAGGAAGCCTGGAAGGTCGAGTCCATCTCGCGTTGGGTCGACCAGCCCTGGTAA
- a CDS encoding RsmB/NOP family class I SAM-dependent RNA methyltransferase, with the protein MTKNDNSFSQSGQRLALAWMTRYLRTPAKSSEIREAGGAESDTPQAERRARRLHASCLRHLRLYREILSPLVAKKPSPEVQAALFLALTEVDLDSSGRKPAIIDSWVGAVRKIGGRKTSGFANAVLRRASAQLEKARDGKTELSPAILSSHPDWLVRRWTESLGKLETERILQWNQTPPDIYASGSQEDREKAGLEPTQWPEFSRIPHGISPAVAEGLQSGALTIRDPATRIAANLLCASRPDRVLDLCASPGGKSRAILSRANGPSTLVAADREERLADLRQNLSPWADRVSAVAIDLERPETLPEAWRNQFDAVLLDAPCSNTGVIHRKPDVKWRLSPKDMEAMPLIQKTFLREASRFVRPGGCLVYSTCSIEEEENRAVAESFLQSPEGSSFQLTAAIRALPSRTGHDGAGVYRFMRAKDR; encoded by the coding sequence ATGACCAAGAATGACAACAGTTTTTCCCAGAGTGGCCAAAGGCTCGCTCTGGCGTGGATGACGCGCTACCTGCGGACTCCGGCAAAATCTTCGGAAATCCGTGAAGCGGGCGGTGCGGAATCTGACACACCGCAAGCAGAGAGGCGGGCTCGAAGGCTGCACGCCTCGTGCCTGCGCCACCTGCGACTCTATCGGGAGATCCTCTCCCCTCTGGTCGCAAAGAAGCCCTCGCCAGAGGTACAGGCCGCATTGTTTCTCGCCCTGACCGAGGTCGATCTCGATTCTTCGGGCCGAAAACCGGCGATCATCGATTCCTGGGTCGGCGCCGTGCGCAAGATCGGCGGCCGCAAAACATCCGGATTTGCCAACGCGGTTCTCCGCCGCGCCTCGGCCCAATTGGAAAAAGCCCGGGATGGCAAAACCGAGCTCTCCCCCGCGATTTTGAGTTCGCACCCTGACTGGCTGGTTCGTCGCTGGACCGAGTCCCTGGGAAAACTGGAGACCGAGCGCATCCTCCAATGGAATCAAACGCCTCCCGACATTTATGCCTCGGGATCCCAAGAAGATCGCGAGAAGGCCGGTCTCGAACCGACTCAATGGCCCGAATTCTCCCGGATCCCCCATGGAATCTCCCCCGCGGTAGCCGAAGGCCTGCAATCAGGGGCTCTGACGATCCGAGACCCGGCGACCCGCATCGCGGCAAACCTCCTCTGCGCCTCTCGCCCCGACCGAGTTCTTGACCTCTGCGCCAGCCCGGGAGGGAAAAGCCGCGCCATTCTCTCCCGGGCCAACGGCCCATCGACGTTGGTCGCCGCTGACCGGGAAGAACGCCTCGCCGATCTTCGGCAAAACCTATCGCCTTGGGCCGACCGCGTCAGTGCAGTGGCGATCGATCTGGAACGTCCGGAAACCCTCCCGGAAGCATGGAGGAACCAGTTCGACGCCGTTCTCCTCGACGCTCCCTGCTCAAACACCGGCGTTATTCATCGCAAACCCGACGTAAAATGGCGCCTCAGCCCCAAAGACATGGAGGCTATGCCCCTCATCCAAAAAACTTTCCTTCGGGAAGCGTCCCGTTTCGTCCGCCCCGGCGGATGCCTCGTCTACAGCACCTGCAGTATTGAGGAAGAGGAGAATCGAGCCGTCGCCGAGTCATTTTTGCAATCCCCCGAGGGGAGCTCTTTTCAACTCACCGCCGCGATCCGCGCCCTCCCCTCCCGCACAGGCCATGACGGGGCCGGAGTCTATCGATTTATGAGGGCCAAGGATCGTTGA
- a CDS encoding redoxin domain-containing protein, which yields MALSKGTKAPDFKLKYKTADGLTDVTLSDNFGKKNTVLLFFPFAFTSVCMSEMCSVRDTLNAFTELNASVYGISVDSPFTLEVMAKKENISFPLLSDFNKDVAKAYDVLYEDLLGLRGVAKRSAFVINKDGEITYSWSSDDPKNVPDFPELRAAISA from the coding sequence ATGGCACTCTCAAAAGGAACGAAAGCACCAGACTTCAAACTTAAGTATAAAACTGCAGACGGTCTCACTGACGTGACCCTCTCCGACAACTTCGGGAAGAAAAATACGGTTCTCCTCTTCTTCCCATTCGCCTTCACCAGCGTCTGCATGTCGGAGATGTGTTCGGTCCGGGATACTCTCAATGCTTTCACTGAGTTGAACGCATCGGTGTATGGGATCAGCGTCGACAGTCCCTTCACACTCGAAGTAATGGCCAAGAAGGAAAACATCAGCTTTCCCCTTCTCAGCGACTTCAACAAGGATGTCGCCAAGGCATACGACGTGCTCTACGAAGATCTCCTCGGCCTGAGAGGGGTTGCGAAACGATCTGCCTTTGTAATCAACAAGGACGGAGAGATCACTTACTCTTGGTCGAGCGACGATCCGAAAAATGTTCCGGACTTCCCGGAACTCCGGGCGGCGATTTCCGCCTAA
- a CDS encoding aconitate hydratase: protein MTNPFNSLQSFESGSSAGKFYSLPELEKQGVGPISRLPVSIRVVLESVLRNCDGERITEDDVKRLANWNAKSPAQEEIPFTVSRIVLQDFTGVPLLVDLAAMRDAAAKLGKEPSVIEPLVPVDLVVDHSVQVDRAGTAESFRQNLKFEFERNRERYEFLKWGQQAFDTFSVVPPAIGIVHQVNLEHLAKVVFEREVDGESVFYPDTLVGTDSHTTMINGLGVVGWGVGGIEAEAGMLGQPVYFLTPEVIGVNLTGVLKEGVTATDLTLRITEMLRQHKVVGKFIEFFGEGVEELTLADRATIANMAPEYGATMGFFPVDDQTLEYLRVTGRTDEQIALIKDYLTAQGLYGIPKKGDVEYTQVLDLDIGSVVPCTAGPKRPQDRIDIPALKQTFSDLLNKDASDGGFGKADDLDREVPIVPVSSDGEDISGGDNLSPAAQENGQSEMEMVTNRPAFPGHESTHTHKEQESLKHGSVVIAAITSCTNTSNPSVMLAAGLVAKRAVEKGLTVPDYVKSSLAPGSRVVTDYLEKTGLDEYLDKLGFQLVGYGCTTCIGNSGPLDDEIEAAVKKGDLVAASVLSGNRNFEARVHSSIKANFLMSPPLVVAFALAGRIDIDLDSDPIGNDSDGNPVYLKDLWPTQAEIKELISTGITPEMFREKYSEVANANEEWTKIESSTGDLYEWDEDSTYIQNPPFFEEFSPEPGTIEPISSMRPLAIFGDSVTTDHISPAGAIPEDGPAGKYLISKGVEKRFFNSFGSRRGNDRIMTRGTFANVRIKNLLAGGKEGGYTCVMPEKEETSIFEACEKYREENTPLIVIAGNDYGMGSSRDWAAKGTALLGVRAVVAQSYERIHRSNLIGMGVLPLQFKDGQNAESLSLDGTEVYSLPDLTNDLKPQTETTLVIERANGEVEKLPVLIRIDTGVEIDYYRHGGILPYVLRDLTR from the coding sequence ATGACCAATCCGTTTAACAGTCTTCAGTCCTTCGAAAGCGGCTCTTCGGCCGGTAAATTTTACTCCCTGCCGGAACTTGAAAAGCAGGGTGTGGGACCCATCAGCCGCCTGCCGGTCAGCATCCGAGTTGTCTTGGAATCCGTCCTTCGCAATTGCGATGGCGAACGGATCACGGAAGACGATGTCAAACGATTGGCCAACTGGAACGCCAAGAGTCCCGCTCAGGAAGAAATTCCTTTCACCGTTTCCCGGATCGTCCTGCAGGACTTCACCGGGGTGCCTCTCCTTGTCGACCTTGCGGCCATGCGTGATGCGGCCGCTAAACTCGGGAAAGAGCCCTCGGTCATCGAGCCGCTCGTACCCGTCGATCTCGTGGTCGACCACTCCGTCCAAGTAGATCGCGCCGGCACCGCCGAATCCTTCCGCCAGAACCTCAAATTCGAGTTCGAGCGGAATCGCGAGCGTTATGAATTTCTGAAATGGGGCCAACAGGCTTTCGACACCTTCAGCGTCGTTCCTCCGGCCATCGGGATCGTCCACCAGGTCAATCTCGAGCACCTGGCCAAGGTCGTCTTTGAACGCGAAGTCGACGGTGAATCCGTTTTCTACCCCGACACACTGGTCGGAACCGACTCTCACACCACCATGATCAACGGCCTCGGAGTCGTCGGCTGGGGTGTAGGAGGAATTGAAGCGGAAGCCGGCATGCTCGGCCAACCCGTCTACTTCCTCACTCCCGAAGTCATCGGGGTGAACCTGACCGGCGTCCTCAAAGAAGGTGTCACCGCAACGGACCTGACCCTCCGCATCACCGAAATGCTTCGTCAGCACAAGGTGGTCGGGAAGTTTATCGAATTCTTCGGCGAAGGCGTGGAAGAGCTGACTCTGGCCGACCGCGCGACCATCGCCAACATGGCCCCTGAATACGGGGCTACGATGGGATTCTTCCCCGTCGATGATCAAACGCTCGAATACCTCCGGGTCACCGGTCGGACCGACGAGCAGATCGCTCTCATCAAAGATTACCTGACCGCCCAAGGGCTCTACGGAATTCCGAAGAAGGGTGATGTAGAATACACCCAAGTGCTCGATCTCGACATCGGTTCGGTCGTTCCCTGCACCGCTGGACCGAAACGTCCTCAGGACCGCATCGATATTCCTGCCCTCAAACAGACCTTTTCAGACCTCCTGAACAAGGACGCAAGCGACGGAGGATTTGGCAAGGCGGACGACCTCGATCGTGAGGTTCCGATCGTCCCCGTTTCCAGCGATGGCGAAGACATCTCCGGCGGCGACAATCTCTCTCCGGCGGCTCAAGAAAACGGGCAAAGTGAGATGGAGATGGTGACCAACCGCCCCGCCTTCCCCGGCCACGAGTCGACCCACACCCATAAAGAACAGGAAAGCCTCAAACACGGCTCGGTCGTCATCGCTGCGATCACGAGCTGCACGAACACCAGCAACCCGAGCGTCATGCTTGCGGCTGGCCTCGTTGCCAAGCGTGCTGTCGAAAAGGGCCTCACCGTTCCCGACTACGTGAAGTCCAGCCTCGCGCCGGGCTCCCGCGTCGTCACCGACTACTTGGAGAAAACCGGTTTGGACGAATATCTCGACAAGCTCGGCTTCCAACTCGTCGGGTACGGATGCACAACCTGCATCGGCAACAGCGGACCTCTCGACGATGAGATCGAAGCGGCCGTGAAGAAGGGCGACCTCGTCGCAGCCAGCGTTCTCTCTGGAAACCGTAACTTCGAAGCCCGCGTCCATAGCTCCATCAAGGCCAACTTCTTGATGTCTCCTCCCTTGGTCGTCGCCTTCGCCCTCGCCGGGCGCATCGACATCGACCTCGACTCGGATCCCATCGGCAACGACAGCGACGGCAACCCCGTCTACCTCAAAGATCTCTGGCCAACACAGGCGGAAATCAAGGAGCTCATCAGCACCGGAATTACTCCGGAAATGTTCCGCGAGAAATACTCGGAAGTTGCCAACGCCAACGAAGAATGGACCAAGATCGAGTCGTCCACTGGCGATCTCTATGAGTGGGACGAGGATAGCACCTACATCCAGAACCCTCCCTTCTTCGAGGAATTTTCTCCAGAGCCCGGCACCATTGAGCCGATCTCTTCGATGCGCCCCTTGGCGATCTTTGGGGATTCGGTCACCACAGACCACATTTCTCCTGCCGGGGCGATTCCAGAAGATGGACCCGCTGGAAAATACCTGATCTCCAAGGGTGTTGAAAAACGCTTCTTCAATTCGTTCGGTTCCCGCCGCGGAAACGACCGGATCATGACCCGAGGCACTTTCGCCAACGTTCGGATCAAGAACCTGCTCGCTGGTGGAAAAGAAGGTGGCTACACCTGCGTGATGCCGGAGAAGGAGGAAACCTCCATTTTCGAAGCCTGCGAAAAGTATCGTGAAGAAAACACGCCTCTTATCGTGATCGCCGGAAACGACTACGGAATGGGCAGTTCCCGCGACTGGGCAGCTAAAGGCACAGCCCTCCTCGGAGTCCGAGCCGTCGTTGCCCAGAGCTACGAGCGGATTCACCGGAGCAACCTCATCGGGATGGGAGTCCTCCCCCTCCAGTTCAAGGATGGGCAGAATGCGGAATCCCTCTCGCTCGATGGCACCGAAGTTTACTCCCTTCCCGATCTCACCAATGATCTGAAGCCTCAGACAGAAACCACCCTCGTCATCGAACGAGCGAATGGAGAAGTCGAGAAGCTTCCGGTTCTGATTCGAATCGATACAGGAGTAGAGATTGATTACTATCGTCACGGAGGAATCCTCCCCTATGTCCTCCGCGACTTAACCCGATAA
- a CDS encoding STAS domain-containing protein: protein MPEDEKPIFTVDASGEPAVLRIDGRASYLTSAPVNHLFNHLLNQGKCKFILDFRKCTGMDSTFLGILAGAAMRVKREFPEGYLELCNLNTRNLELVRNLGLHRILTVVSSMGEGEESDNEPDKGFESLPNQSVESRSMLEAHRNLVDADRSNAAKFEDVIKFLEKETE from the coding sequence ATGCCCGAAGACGAAAAACCGATCTTCACCGTTGATGCGTCGGGTGAGCCTGCCGTGCTGCGGATAGACGGACGCGCGAGCTATCTAACGAGCGCTCCCGTGAACCATCTCTTCAATCACCTCCTGAATCAGGGAAAGTGTAAGTTCATCCTCGATTTCCGAAAATGCACGGGGATGGACAGCACTTTTCTGGGAATTCTGGCGGGTGCCGCGATGCGGGTGAAGAGAGAGTTTCCGGAGGGCTACCTGGAGCTGTGCAACCTAAACACTCGCAACCTGGAGCTCGTCAGAAATTTAGGGCTCCACAGGATCCTGACCGTCGTCTCTTCGATGGGTGAAGGAGAGGAAAGTGACAACGAGCCAGACAAGGGCTTTGAGTCGCTGCCCAATCAAAGTGTGGAATCTCGCTCAATGCTGGAGGCTCATAGGAACCTGGTAGACGCAGACCGCTCCAATGCGGCCAAATTCGAGGACGTTATCAAGTTTCTCGAAAAAGAGACGGAATAG
- a CDS encoding glycerol-3-phosphate dehydrogenase/oxidase produces the protein MNRDKAVEKIADSSEKWDFIIIGGGATGLGAAVDAASRGFRPLLLEQHDFTKGTSSRSTKLVHGGVRYLKQGNISLVLEALKERGLLCANAPHLAHDLAFVIPIYNWIDTPFYGVGLKVYDRMAGKLGLGHSKILSVEETLKRVPTVETDGLINGVVYHDAQFDDSRLGINLAETAVEQGATVANYMKVIGLLKKDDVVCGVRVRDEETGNEYEVEGGAVINATGVFVDNVLKMDNPEAKPIVAPSQGIHMVLPKSFLPGDTAVMVPKTKDGRVLFAVPWHDSVVVGTTDTSVKEISLEPRPLKEEIEFVFTHAQHYLRKDPEPSDVLSFFAGLRPLIKAGDDSNTAALSRDHSILISQTGLITIAGGKWTTYRKMAQDVIDQAETVASFDTKPCNTHHLQIHGWTQQKPKKFEHLSFYGSDASSIEELVAQDSSLGDPLHADLPYIKAEVIWATRHEMARSVEDVLARRTRSILLGAKASMEAAPEVARLMAGELGRDESWQKDQVSAYHDQAKGYLMPEGMSL, from the coding sequence ATGAATAGAGATAAAGCAGTAGAGAAGATCGCCGATTCGTCGGAAAAGTGGGATTTCATTATCATCGGTGGGGGAGCCACCGGCCTTGGGGCTGCGGTGGATGCCGCCTCTCGAGGCTTCCGACCGCTCTTGCTGGAGCAGCACGATTTTACCAAAGGGACTTCGAGTCGGAGCACGAAGTTGGTTCATGGTGGCGTCCGCTACCTGAAGCAGGGGAATATCTCCCTCGTCCTTGAAGCCCTCAAAGAACGAGGATTGCTCTGTGCCAACGCGCCGCACTTGGCCCATGACCTCGCTTTCGTCATTCCCATCTACAACTGGATCGACACACCCTTCTACGGTGTCGGCCTCAAGGTCTACGACCGGATGGCCGGTAAACTGGGTCTGGGGCACTCGAAAATCCTTTCCGTAGAGGAAACGCTCAAGCGCGTCCCCACCGTCGAGACCGATGGTCTGATCAACGGTGTGGTCTACCACGATGCTCAATTTGACGATAGCCGTCTGGGAATCAACTTGGCCGAAACCGCGGTAGAGCAGGGCGCTACCGTTGCCAATTACATGAAGGTCATCGGGCTCCTGAAAAAGGACGATGTCGTTTGCGGGGTGCGAGTCCGTGATGAAGAAACGGGCAACGAGTACGAAGTCGAAGGCGGCGCCGTCATCAATGCGACCGGAGTATTTGTCGATAACGTCTTGAAAATGGACAACCCCGAAGCAAAGCCGATCGTTGCGCCAAGTCAGGGGATTCACATGGTCCTGCCGAAATCATTCCTCCCGGGTGATACTGCAGTCATGGTTCCTAAGACGAAAGATGGGCGCGTGCTCTTTGCGGTGCCGTGGCACGATTCGGTGGTCGTTGGCACGACGGACACCTCTGTCAAAGAAATCAGCTTAGAGCCACGACCGCTCAAGGAAGAGATCGAGTTTGTTTTCACTCATGCACAACACTATCTCCGAAAGGATCCGGAACCTTCGGATGTGCTGAGCTTCTTCGCCGGGCTTCGTCCGTTGATCAAAGCTGGGGACGACTCGAATACGGCAGCCCTTTCCCGGGATCACTCTATCCTGATTTCTCAGACCGGTTTGATTACGATAGCCGGAGGAAAGTGGACGACTTACCGCAAAATGGCGCAGGATGTGATCGACCAGGCTGAAACCGTTGCTAGCTTCGACACGAAACCCTGCAATACCCATCACCTGCAGATTCACGGATGGACCCAGCAGAAGCCAAAGAAATTCGAACACCTGAGTTTTTACGGTTCCGACGCCAGCTCTATCGAAGAATTGGTCGCCCAGGATTCAAGTCTGGGGGATCCTCTCCATGCCGACCTTCCTTACATCAAAGCAGAAGTCATCTGGGCCACACGCCATGAAATGGCCCGTTCGGTGGAAGATGTCCTCGCCCGCAGAACCCGCTCCATCTTGCTTGGAGCCAAGGCCAGCATGGAAGCCGCCCCAGAGGTTGCCCGTCTGATGGCCGGAGAACTCGGACGCGACGAAAGCTGGCAGAAAGATCAGGTAAGTGCTTATCACGATCAGGCTAAGGGCTACCTGATGCCCGAAGGCATGAGCCTGTAG